tcatcaatatcttgaaTTAGCTCCTCAGACAGGTATCTTCTAGggtcattttcatcatacTGGGAATGTTCAGGAGATGCTTTCTCTGTAGGCTCATCCTCTTCGGCCTTCTTTGCCCGTTTCAAACTCTTGTGATAATGTTCAACCAATTCAGATAGCACATAGTTTCTTGAGTTTGCCTTGGATGCATCAGACAGAATCATTGTCTTAAAGACTTGATTAGGCAACGATTCTGAAAGTCTTTGATTTGCTGCAACAGTTTCTGTTAAGAAAATTACATGAGCAATGTTCATTTGAACTAGCATAGCAGCCCAATCTGCCAATTCTTTATAGACAAAACTATTAATATCCGCTTTCCCTTCAAAACGATCGATCACAATAACTGGCTTTGCTTCAGGGTGTTGCTGTAGATAATCTTCCTCCTTGATATTCACATCATCTCCAGCATCATTGATTGTTGATTGATAGTCTTTTAATGCAATTCTTCTAACAGCCATTAATGACGTGGTTAGCATATTTCTGAATTGCGATTCTTTTGTCTCTGAGAGACCACTTTTCTGTCCAGTCAACCCTTGAACCATCAAATCTAGAACATTAGTTACTGAGTCAATCCACGGGAATATTGGAAAATAGCCTAATTGACCTGCAGCATTTCTTAAAAATTTGGCATCGGTTCTAGATTTAATTAACTTATCACAATCGATGTAGAGCACATTGTTTCTGTTGTGAAGCGTGTGTTGCATAACTAGCTCATGCTTACCGGAACCTCTTGGGCCTCTTATTAATACAAACGtattgttgttttcttcGAGCCacattttcaaatcatcCATTTTCTCGATCCTTTCTTCCCACAGGTGTCTTTTAGAGATAATGGAACTGTCATAACCCCAGTAATTCTTAAAAGTAGAAACTGTTGAATTGGTTAAGTTCTTTAACTGTTTAAGGTATCTGTTATCCCAAGAAATCTGGTATTGGTGAGTAATCTTCTGCTCAATAAAAAACTCTCTGATAGGGtcaaatatcaaaacaGCCAGAATAGATAATAGTGCAAAAGTAACTGGAATTGCAATTCTTGTATGAGTAACATAAAAGTTTCTTATCAAATGGCCCTTGACTACATTTTCATATTGAAGATGCAAAACAGTATTATGAATTTCGATACCAGACACACAGTTCTTTGCACATATGGCTCCTCTATAGGATCTATATTTGACACGGAAATGTTTGTTGGTATCATTAGGAGGAAAGATGTCAATAATTGTTCCATATCTTCTGAATAAAGAgtatatttcttcttcagttaGAGGTGGACCTTGACATTTAATGATGACAGTAGTGCTTGGGAGTCTCTTCAAGTCCTCAATCCAGGGTGACCCCTTGACTGGAAAAGCAGTTGCTCTAGTAAAGTAAGAAAACAGTGAATTCTTCGATTCATTCAGGGTATTCTGTTGAATCATAGTATTCACTTCTGCTTTTGTATAGTTAAAGGGTACCAAAAATGTGGCAAATACACCACCATCACGCTTGACAGGAATCGTCGACCTCAGTTGTAGCCCATGAATTGGATTATCTGGTGGACTTGCTAGATTTTTAATCTTTTCTCTAACACTTTCTCGAGATTGGTTCCGTAGTAATACGTTGTACCATAAAGCTGGATTCCACAGTGATGTGGCTCTAGCATAtacattatcaaaatatagCAGAGTTTCTTGCTCTGTCTTATGAATGACACCTGTGTCGGTAGCCGTGTTAGATTCACCAGCTTGCCTGTCCTTCTGTTGGATTTCACTGGATACCCAGCGCACACCTCTCGGATAAACTCTTCTAAGGCCCAAGGGCAATACTTGTGACAATACACCAACATTTGGTGCGATTGTTCTCAATATAGTTGCGCCCATTCTGGGCGTAGTAATCGAATTCATAACATCAATTGTAATATAGTTTTATTTCGAAACCGCAGACTTTTGTATTAGTTCTTAGACAACCTTCCAAAATAACTGCAATATAGTCAAGTGATAGCCTTGAAGTAATAGAATTTGAGAATTTGAGATAACGTCCTATAAATCCTTATTACTTTTTAGACTAAAGCTAATGTATTGTCCATCCCTCGACGATGTGTActaagaaatataaaaacaGACTTGAAAAAGTAATTAACCCTTAAAAATGAGTGCACAAGCAGGATTTTGTTTGATCTCATCG
This is a stretch of genomic DNA from Nakaseomyces glabratus chromosome M, complete sequence. It encodes these proteins:
- the YME2 gene encoding Yme2p (CAGL0M13761g~Ortholog(s) have role in mitochondrial genome maintenance and integral component of mitochondrial inner membrane localization) is translated as MNSITTPRMGATILRTIAPNVGVLSQVLPLGLRRVYPRGVRWVSSEIQQKDRQAGESNTATDTGVIHKTEQETLLYFDNVYARATSLWNPALWYNVLLRNQSRESVREKIKNLASPPDNPIHGLQLRSTIPVKRDGGVFATFLVPFNYTKAEVNTMIQQNTLNESKNSLFSYFTRATAFPVKGSPWIEDLKRLPSTTVIIKCQGPPLTEEEIYSLFRRYGTIIDIFPPNDTNKHFRVKYRSYRGAICAKNCVSGIEIHNTVLHLQYENVVKGHLIRNFYVTHTRIAIPVTFALLSILAVLIFDPIREFFIEQKITHQYQISWDNRYLKQLKNLTNSTVSTFKNYWGYDSSIISKRHLWEERIEKMDDLKMWLEENNNTFVLIRGPRGSGKHELVMQHTLHNRNNVLYIDCDKLIKSRTDAKFLRNAAGQLGYFPIFPWIDSVTNVLDLMVQGLTGQKSGLSETKESQFRNMLTTSLMAVRRIALKDYQSTINDAGDDVNIKEEDYLQQHPEAKPVIVIDRFEGKADINSFVYKELADWAAMLVQMNIAHVIFLTETVAANQRLSESLPNQVFKTMILSDASKANSRNYVLSELVEHYHKSLKRAKKAEEDEPTEKASPEHSQYDENDPRRYLSEELIQDIDDSLEPLGGRMLDLQAFVRRVKFGELPKEALDKMIEQASEQITQIFLSDKIDPLKSAQAWELIDLLSKNGKVYFHDIVFRPLFKAAPEIGILELENNGLITVSRDRGVLKEIRPFKPLYRAAFQYLIDDEDLKTVLMTRYHLKVINFETGRIKKWEEELRALGKINDQKLFKSRLDYLSKKITTSSDVINHCEDEIKKLSQESNNRRK